A window of Methanocaldococcus vulcanius M7 genomic DNA:
GGTTAATATATAACATCTTTTATCATTTTTGAGACCGTCCAACCAAATCGTTAATATAATAAACAACTACTACAATATCTTGCTAATCTGTATCACTGTTTATAGTTTATATATAATTTATTATATTATGTAAGTTAACGTTTTATATGTGTGCTTAGAAATTATATGGAGGAGATAAGTATGGAAAAAATAGCTGTTTTGGCATATTCTGGAGGTTTAGATACAAGTTGTTGCTTAAAATTATTGGAGGATAAATATGATTATAAAGTCGTTTCTGTCTGCGTGGATGTTGGACAACCAGTAGAGGAAATAAAGGAAGTGGAAGAAAAAGCTAAAAATTTAGGTGTTTTAAAACACTACACTATTGATGCAAAAGAGGAGTTTGTTAAAGATTATATATTTAGAGCAATTAAAGCAAACGCAATGTATGAAGGTTATCCTCTATCAACGGCCTTAGCAAGACCACTAATAGCTTATAAAGTTGTTGAGATTGCCAAAGAAGTTGGAGCCGAGGCAGTTGCCCACGGATGCACTGGAAAAGGAAATGATCAATTTAGATTCGAAACAACTATTAGAATAAAAGCTCCAGATTTAAAGGTTGTTGCTCCAATAAGGGATTTAAACTTAACAAGAGTTGAGGAAATTGAATATGCAAAGGAAAAGGGTATTCCAATACCAACAGAAAGTAAAAAATACAGTATTGACGAAAACTTATGGGGAAGAAGTATAGAAGGTAGCGAATTGGAAGATCCGGATTTTATCCCTCCAGAGGAAATATATGCTTGGACTAAAAACCCATTGGAAGATAAAGAAGAAGAAATTGTAGAGATTGAATTTGAAAAAGGAATTCCAGTGGCAATAAATGGAGAAAGATTAGATCCTGTTGAGTTGATAAAAAAGGCAAATGAGATTGCTGGAAGGCATGGTGTTGGTAGAATAGATATTATTGAAGATAGGATAGTTGGATTAAAATCAAGAGAAAACTACGAATGTCCTGGAGCAATTTTATTAATAACAGCACATAAAGCTTTGGAACAGTTGGTCTTAACAAGAGACGAACTCAGATTTAAAGAAATTGTAGATAGCTTGTACGGAGAGCTTATCTATAAAGGTTTGTGGTTTGATCCATTAAGAGAGGATTTAGATGCTTTTATTGATAAAACCCAAGAGCGAGTGAGTGGAAAAGTCAAAGTTAAGTTATATGGAGGAAGTGCGAGGGTTGTTGGAAGAGAAAGTCCTTATGCTCTATATAGCAAAGAACTCGTCTCTTTCGATGAAAAAGAAATGGACCAAAAGGAAATTGCTGGTATGGTTAAGTATCACGGATTACAAGCAATGCTCTACGAATTGGTAAAGAAGAAAAATAAACAATAATAGATTAAAAAGTTAAAGGTTAATAGATTAAAAGTAAAAAAAGAAAAAAATATAAATAACTTAACTCATCAACTCCACTTTTGAATTTAATTTTCCCATTTCACATAAGACCTCTCCAAGACCTTTTCCTATTCCATACCCTAAATCATAAGTTAATCCAAATAGCCCTCTATTTTCTTCTAAACCATACTCAACAATCTCAGGATTTGAGACATTAGCCAGTTGTTCTAATTTTTTTAAAGCAGTTTCTTCGGTTCCAACTTCATCAACTAATCCGACTTTCTTAGCATCCTCTCCGCTGTATATTTTTCCATCTGCTATTTTAAACGTATAATTTA
This region includes:
- a CDS encoding argininosuccinate synthase encodes the protein MEKIAVLAYSGGLDTSCCLKLLEDKYDYKVVSVCVDVGQPVEEIKEVEEKAKNLGVLKHYTIDAKEEFVKDYIFRAIKANAMYEGYPLSTALARPLIAYKVVEIAKEVGAEAVAHGCTGKGNDQFRFETTIRIKAPDLKVVAPIRDLNLTRVEEIEYAKEKGIPIPTESKKYSIDENLWGRSIEGSELEDPDFIPPEEIYAWTKNPLEDKEEEIVEIEFEKGIPVAINGERLDPVELIKKANEIAGRHGVGRIDIIEDRIVGLKSRENYECPGAILLITAHKALEQLVLTRDELRFKEIVDSLYGELIYKGLWFDPLREDLDAFIDKTQERVSGKVKVKLYGGSARVVGRESPYALYSKELVSFDEKEMDQKEIAGMVKYHGLQAMLYELVKKKNKQ